The following DNA comes from Naumovozyma castellii chromosome 4, complete genome.
CTATTCCCATAAAGAAATAGCCGTAGTTGAAATGCGAGATCCATTCAACTGAACAAAGAAGATAGAGGAACATTAGAAAGGAAATAGAATTAAGGATTGAATACTACCATGATGTTGATAGGACGTAGTATACGGTCCTCGATGGGTTTCTGTCTTTGTGCCACGAGGGGTTATTCTAGTGGACCCAGGCCTAAAAAGCTTAGATATCCCAAGAAGAATGCCTCATCTTACGCTTCTTCTGGGAAGAAATCAATGAAATTAGCTAGAACTGTAGCTCCCTCCACTGCATTGAAGACACGTGTTCTAAGAACAGGTAAGATCAATcataaaaacaaaagaacTAATTCTGCATCTTCCAAGAATAGTGACGAGCCTAAATCCTTTAAGTATGGGGAGTTTGGAGGGTTGAAAGAGGTGTCTGAAACGGATATACAGAAGGACATTTCTATAATCGAAAAGattgataattttgatgCCTTAAAGATTTTACCCATAGTGAGAGATTCAATAAGATCGATCATTGCCAATGAATCCTCATTTAAGAGTTCTGAACCAGGAAAGACTGCAATGACCAAAGATGATATCAAACCGTCACCAGTTCAAATTCTTGCAATAAGAAAGCTGgccaagaaattgatggAACCCAAGTTGCAATTGCATGCCATTGCTGCAGAGACAGGTTCAGGAAAGACAATGGCTTATTTAATTCCTTTACTAGATTATCTGAAAAGGGTAGAAATAGAAACTCCAGATGTTTGGGAAAAGCTAAAGGATAGGTCAATCATAAGATCGGTTATACTGGTACCCACACATGAGCTAGTTCAACAGGTTTATGATACAATATTGCAAACGGAACAATCTCTAAATCTACACACATATAAATGGTCAAGTGGTACTTCTCATGAAGAATTTCTTGCTAAACTAAAAGATAGAATTGATATATTGGTCACAACCCCAGCAAAACTactttctttatttaaaattagaATGATTAGTAGACCAGATAAGATATTATCTCAGGTTAAATTTGTGGTTCTAGATGAAGCTGATACTTTACTTGACAGATCATGGGTAGAAGACACACACGAAATTATAAAGAGAATGCCAAACACTAatcatttgttgttttgttCTGCTACTATACCTAATGAATTCAACAAGACTATAACCCGTTTGTTTCCCAGCGTGACACCCATCGTTACTCCAAGATTACATAAACTTCCGCAGGCATTAAACTTCAAGATTATAAATGCTTCATTAAATCCATTCAAAGGCTCGAAAATGAAGGCACTGGCACAGATATTATACGCCATTGCCAATGATGGTACTGAACCTGGATATGAAAAACGAagtattatttttgttaatgaaaagaagcATGTCTCTAAGGTAgtagaattattaaatgaacaATATGGACATAATGCTATTGCCCTAACAGGAGACGATAAACCAGatgaaagaataaaaaaactGGAAAGCTTTATGTCTGCtccaaaattattaaaaggTGTGACTCCAATAGCAGAGGAAGGAGATGACACCAAACCGACAGAGATGAAAATACCAAACTCAAACATAACTATTGGTTCCATTGAGAATGAACATATATCTGGAAACAATAAATCTGTAAATAAAATCTTAAAACTTCTTGTCACTACGGATTTGATGGCTAGAGGTTTGAACTTCCAGGGGATAAAGAACGTTATCCTCTACGATGTACCGAAGACCTCAATTGATTTAGTGCATAGGGCTGGGAGAACGGGTAGGATGAAACAGAGAGGGAGAGTCTTTATGATTATTGATAAGAAAACAAAGTCATGGGCTAAAGCTATTCCACTAATTCTCAGGAAGAACAAGTCATTGACCTGATTAAAATAGAACGAACAtgtaaatatataaatgtAAAATAATGATAGTTTTATTTCTCTGGGTTGTTatgaataaagaaatttaaaacGTTTTACTATTATGTGACGTTAATGTAAATGTTATAAGCCTTTTTTTAAATAGGCCGAATCGTAGAAGATATTGACACCATGGAATGGAAGAAAAGGCAGGTGTTAAACAAGACAAACCAAGGGAACTATTAACTAATAGCCCAGGATAAAAAAACTATAACACGATGGCTACAGAACCCAATAAGAAATTGTCAATTGCATTTATTCATCCAGATCTGGGGATCGGTGGTGCTGAAAGATTAGTGGTGGACGCCGCTTTAGGTTTACAAGAGCAAGGTAATGAAGTCATCTTTTATACGAGCCATTGTGATAAGAACCATtgttttgaagaaattaaagatggTACTCTAAAGTTTCAGGTCATTGGTGATCAATTACCAACGACATTAGGTGGTAAATTTTACATTGTTTTTGCCAACTTAAGACAACTTTATTTGACGTTTAAGCTATTGTTCACTAAAGAGGCCAAGAAGCACGATGTCTTTATTGTTGATCAATTGTCAACATGCGTTCCCTTTTTACACAAGTATACAACCGCTGATATTCTATTTTATTGTCATTTCCCCGATCAATTATTAGCGTCAAGAACAAATAtaatcaagaaattatatcGTGTTCCCTTTGATCTACTTGAGCAATTCACAATCAGTGCGGCTGATATGGTTGTGGTGAATTCTAACTTTACCAAATCAATGTATTACAGTGCGTTTAATCTTTTGCAAAACGAACCTGATGTCGTGTATCCATGTGTAGATCTAGATTTTTCACCAATCGACCAAAGAGATAAACAGTTATTGGGTCATTTATTGGCACctaatgataaattctATTTGAGTATTAATAGATATGAactgaagaaaaacatTGTTCTTGCGTTAAAGGCCTTTGCGCTTTCCAATGAATTCAGCAACGATAACGCTAAACTGATCATATGTGGTGGTTATGATGAACGTGTGAGTGAAAATGTTCAATGCTTAAAGCAACTACAGAGAGAAGCTGAATGTCTAAAAATATCTTACTCCACGATTAATTATccagaatttgaaaagaataatgatttggatCTCTTCAATACAACACATAGTAAAGTAATATTTTTGACTTCAATTTCTACATCTTTAaaggaattattattaagcAAGACAGAATTATTACTGTATACACCATCTAATGAGCATTTCGGTATTGTCCCATTGGAGGCTATGAAACATGGAAAGCCTGTATTGGCTACCACTAGCGGGGGTCCATTGGAAACAGTGGAGACTTTAATACCTGGTAAGAATGATAACATTGCCACTGGCTGGTTAAGAGCACCAATTCCGGAAGTATGGGCAAAGGTAATTGATGAAAGTAAAAGATACAAAGAAGGGGGtaaatcaaaatttgaaaatagtGGCCCTAGTAGAGTTTCTAGAATTTTTTCTCGTAGAACAATGACCAGATCTTTGGAAGATATCATCGATAAAATGTTATGGAGAAAGAGAACGGTTTATCCATGGGAAACTGTCATCGGTccttttttcaatttgatgTTACAATTCATTTTTACTAAATTATTCCCAGGGTCTAACTGGCCTTACATTTTGTTGGCAACAGTCGCTCTTCTCATGAAAGATTATATGTCACTCATCTATTGGGTATTTGCATACTCCACcttaaatttcttcatagAGTAATGATTAAACACCACCTTTAACGTTacaatatatttaaaaacATGAACTATAAAATAAGTTTTAAGTCTATAGATTATAGATAGAAATTATTCTCTTTAGTTAACGAATATctaattgattattttttagtttAATTGACCCGACCTCCATATCCATTTACAGAATTTCCTATTCCAACGTTGACACGACCACCAACCATGTTACCCACCTGCTGTTGATTTGAGTTCATTGGTGGTGAATTACCAATATTTACCGGAGTACCAGGTGAAGTAGAACCATTTATATTAGATGAACTTTCCATAAGTTTTGTTGCGTTTGCCAAATGGAAGGCGgcatcttcaaatttctgttgttgtatttgttgttgtcgTAGTTTCTGCTGTTGAAGTTGAATCTCCTGTGGTGTCAAACCTTTGTCGCCAGTTGCCATATTTCCAGTGTTATTCATTGTATTAGTTGGGTTGACGTTCTGGTTATATCCATTATCAGATGAGACAGTGGCTTGAGCCCGTATCTGTGGTTGACCTTGTGATTGCTGTTGatgctgctgctgttgtaactgctgttgttgtagCTGCTGCtgaaattgttgttgctgttgcttCTTTTGAGCCAGCATTTGAGCTTGTAGAAttcgttgttgttgtaatttttgtaattgttgAGGTGATAAATTGTGAGCAGCTATTTGATTTATAGGTTGAGGGGTACGTATACGGAATTTGTATTCGGTGGTTCTATCCAGATCCAAGCAACCAACTCTAGAATGTATTGATCCATATCCTGGTGTTGTATAACCGGGCTTGATAGAAAAAGACGAAGCAAACATTTCTCTCATTCTGAAATACTTGGTTCTACCTCTAGTTGATGAGACGACAGTAGATTCCAATGGGAGAGGGAAAGATCTGGAAACACCGTTCAATACTTGTGTTGTCTCTTCTTCTGGCGtcaaatttgaagttgGATCAGTAAGGTTCTTATCATTAGCTCTAGAAGAATTTCTATTGTCTCCACCCCTCCCTCTTGCAGAGCTGGTCTCTCTCTGTTTACTGTTGGCCAATTTCTTTTGCCTCTTCTGTTGCTgtaataatcttttttgCTCCTTCTGTTCCTTTTGTATTTgcttttgtaatttctgTAATTCTTGTTGTTTGGCACGCTTCTCGGCAGCAGCACCAATCTTGGTTTGATGTTCCTTATGATACTCCGCTAGTAGGAAATCAAAAGTTTGAGTTCTTCCTTCAACAGCTCTTTTTGCACCCATTGAATGTGACTTACAAGTCAAAGATCTGGCACAGTAGCCACCTTCTGGTAATTGAACACCACATTgtttatcaaaatcaattaaatgTTTGTCTGTTGGATTTCTTTGTTTGATCTTCCGTTGTTTCTTGACCTTCTTTGTCTTGGAGGATGAGGTCCCAGTTGAGcttttaaatttctttgaatctGGTCCTTGACTTTGACTGTCATCGTCGTCGTCatcgtcgtcatcatcgtcgtcatcgtcatcatcgtcgtcatcatcttcttcatcatcgtcattatcatcattgttATCACGAGTGGTATCTGATGAAGGTGGTGGTCTCTTCCCCGTGTAATTCAAGTGGTCTATAGTTTTCCCTGGTCCAGGTAATTGCTGGTTTGTCGATTCAGATTTAACTTCCGGAGTTTCGTCTCTTAAAGTGGTAGCTTCAGAGGAAGTAGTCGCGGTCTTCGAATctaaaattgaacaattattttccaaatgatCCACTAATGCAGTCAATTTAATCGGCTTCCCGCATTTCTTACATACTCTAAATTCCGATAATGATTCCAATGGAGCTTCGATGATATGAGCATCTCTACGAAAATACTTGGCTTTACTTTCAGGATTTATGCTTTGTGATTGAGccaaattatttttggCCGTGGATAAAAGATGTCTCCAACCAGCATTATCGGAATCTGGAAACTTTTCCATTGTATCAGGCTTAATACCTTTAATTTCCCTTGAGTCAACGTCCATATTTACTGATCAGCGAGTGAGGgagtattttttttttggagtatttcaaagatatcTTGATTTTCCCACTTTGGTTTGGTTACTTGGCTTTATAGAGGTTTGAAGAACCAGAATACTTGTGTTCCAGTGCAGTTCTTCTCCTTGCTTGGATGCTGTCCCTGTTCTTAATCGAGCTCGATGGATACATTTCAGTAAGTTTCActatcatttgaatttcaatCTCATAAATTCCATCTCCGGGTAAGTTTTAATGTGCTGTCGATGAAAGAACATACTAAGCAGATAAAATAGTGAAGGTGGCTCACTAAGTAGGTGCGTTGGTTAATGTCTTAAGCTCTATATATAATAGTATgtatattttataaattaAGCACCAAAAAAAGTCAACATTGAACATTCTGTTTGCCCGTATTGCATCTTACAAGATAACCATTggaatcatcatctttcAATGGTGCGTTCACCCTAATATAGGAGCTCCATGGACTACATGTGGTTCCACTCATTTTGCTCATTGTACAATCCTGTTTCTGATAGTCTGCCCATAGTAAATGTTGCCTGTACCATACCTGTCCTACGGACCCCCCAGGAATATTACAAGTGTCTTTACCTGATCGTTCCAACAAATAAGTAGTGTTGTTACCTAGGGTCGCCACAACGAACCCCCATGGCAAATCCTTTCCGGTGGTATGACTCCATTGGTAGTTGTATGACCAATCCAAATCAATAGAACTACTACCAGACTCCGACTCAGTGTGAAAACAAGGGGAAATTGGGTACCATCGAGACCACCAGTGCCCAGATTTAGCTAGTTGCCATTGGTTCCATGACTGGGAATTAGCAGTCTCTGAATTTTTTATATCTGTGATAACGAAGCCTGTATCGGTATTAACTAGCATGGAATCCGTACCAGCATAATTGGGAATGAGCTTGGGTAATTCCTCAGCAgatgagaagaaaataaaattgcCTTTGTCAGTTGCTATCGTGGACCCCACTTGCCAACCTGAATCAATTCCATCTATGGCAGAATCGATTCGAAATACTGGTGATCTCCCATTGTTAGGTATTAGTCTTGCTTCAACGTCAGCAAAGATAGTGAGTAAAAGACAGATGGCaaacttcatcaaataGAGCTAAATCTTTTGTAATGTGGAGCTTTCAGTATGCTCTCTGGTCCATTTGTCAGTCCTGTACTGTTGAAGAAAGTAAACttattctttaaaagaAAAGCATTTCCTTATACGTAATGTGTGGACCCTTCTCTTCTGCGGGGTTTTCTGTGGGGGACCCTCGAGcgaaataaataatagaCAATTTGCTGACGTCATCGTTGAAAACCATCTTTCACATTTGAATAAAGTATACAAAAGTTATCAAAGTAGGTGATCAGATATGGGGATCAACCTGGTGCTCTGCATCCATAGGTATGTTGACCAATATTCTGTTCTGTTTAGAAACGAACTATTCAAAACGAAGTTTTTACTTTAATTACAAAATAGTCATATGATAGTCTATAAATTACACTGTGATTTACCTTGCAACTTCTTATATTGCTCAGCAACATAATCCACTAACTGGTATGCCACAGCAGTATTCCCCGGTAGGTAGCTTCCGTCTCTGAATGGTACGATCATACCGCCCTTATAATTTGCATGGGCTTCCATCAATTCTTCAGTATCCACCCATTGTGCTTCTGCTAATTCAGGATCATGGCCTAAATCAATCTTCTCATTCACTCCATTGAAATCCACAAAGCCAATGCAACCGATCATCAAGTTCACGGGAGGCCAAGGTTGCGTGCAAACCATAGATACTTCATCACATTTCATCCCAGTCTCTTCCCATATCTCTCTAGCAGCAGCATGTTCTACAGTCTCGGAACATTCCATGAAACCTGCAACTAATCCATATAACACCACATCATGATACTTTCTCTTCGATCTAGCAATACAAACCTTACTAAAGTCTCTCGAGACAATGGCAATGATTACCACAGGGTCTGTTCTTGGGAAGCAAATATTGTTCACCTTATGATCCCTAACATCGCATTTAACATTCATATCCTCGTTGGAACAGCGTAACTTTGTACCAGCATCAATAGGATAAATTACGGACCCACAACCAGGGCAGAATTTATACTTGGTCAACCAATCCAAATACATCTTAGCATGAGAATAGAGACTTGCAGCTCCATTGGCTAGctcaaataatgaaggtCCTCTCAATAATTGAGAATATTTCTCGAACGTAGCAATATCCTTGGGTTTAATTATAGTTTTTTCATCGACAACAAAGTTTATACCATAGTATGGAATTCCCTTATATTCATCCTTGTAAGTCAAAAAATCAGTGGAAGTTGATTCCAATAGGCCAAGGAACGTTAAACTGACACCAGAGGCATCTAATCTTGATTCCTTAGTATTCAATAACGGGATCATGGTTTCGATGACATGTCGCATAGCAGCATCTTCAGATACCGTTACAGTAAGCAAGTCATTATCGGAGAGTAGTGCCTCACCTTTTATGAATGGAATGACAACAGTAGATTTATGAGTCAAAGTCTGCCTGATAAAGTCTTCATCGTGTCTTAAGAATGACACTCTGTTGAGATCTGATTGACCAAAATAGGTTTCTGTGTTATTAGTTTCGAACATGTTCTACAATGTTGGTGGTTGATGTAGTAAAAGGCTCCTCAATGGTGGTAAAGAACTGCTCGAGGACTTTCAACTATATGGTACTTTTGAAGATGTGCAATGGAAGTGTTAAAAGTTTCAAAGGCGATGATTTACTTTCCGCTCACCGAAATCGGTGTTTGTAGATTCGATGTGCTTAGACGAACAATGAAGATAAAAGTATAGAATAGTTTCATTTATATTATGGGAAAAAGAATCTGGCAAGCAAGattatttcttcaaatagAATAGCattaaagaagagaagCAGTTTTCCATTTATAGCTTATCTTATCCTGCAGCGATAACTAAAGTATCAGCGCTGATAAATCAGACtttgtttctttcaataaagtGACAAATGGTACTACGGTCTTTGATAGATATgcagtttcttcaaacaCCTCAACTGTCATGGCTTTGAGGAGGAACAAGTCAAATTTAAcataaaaaataaattcttaCACGCCTAGAAATGCCAAGTGCTGCACAGTGTACTGTTGAGAGTTTCTCGAGCCTGATATTCTGCCCTCAATGTAATAGGTTTTTAACTTACTGAGGGTAGTAATGTTGGAATCTTGCTTTTATGGATACCCAaacttttttcaatattggATGTTCCAAATCACTTGGTTGAAGTGTCAATTATAAACGAAACAGCCACAACTATTCTCAACACAAGGCAAACTATCGCTATTCAAAAAGAAGCAATCTTATAAACGAGGTAATCATTTCACCAACTCCTCTTGGCCacaataaatttaacaaaGTAAATAATGCACCATATTCGATGGTTGGTTGCATACAGGTCTTTGACTTTCACGACACGACATTCTTCTATCGTCCAAAAGTTTGAGGAGCATCAACAACCAAATGCTGTCAGAAGtgaataaatgaaaaatgcTATTGAATAAATACTTGATAtgtataatatatttgtaCGACTGATTTGTATCACCCTTTTCTACGTTTTCTTCTTGCGATTATAACTTTTATAATTATTCGTGTATGAACGTTTGGATCcataattattttgtttgGGGCGTAATTGGGTCGATTCGGCAGAGTTTGATGCAGATTTAAATTGGGCGTCACGTAATTGGTTTACAATGGCTTGATTATACTGTTCCTCATCAGGATCCAAACTAAAGTAATGAGATTTTGTGCCACTAGAATTTTGAGAGTTCAGTTCAGGGATACTACTACCATTACTTAACACAATACTATCCTTATTGTTGGAAATGTTTCTTCTATTTTTCCTGAGATTCAGTATTGTCgatttgaaatatttaaatttcttacGTTGTCTTTCTCCTATACTTGGAATAGACGAAAATTGTTCGGGGGTAACTGGAAGAATGGTAgctaatttctttaatgcTACATCTGAGAGGAAATTCATTACAGGAGGATTCATTCTATTACCAAGTCCAAGCGACACTTCTCTTAATTTGTTATATGCAGCGGTTATATCTATTAGCTCTTGAGTAGATCTTGATTCTGTGTTATTTTGTAAGGATATTGGTCTTGCAACTTCTGTGTTATTTCCTCTATAAGAAAAGGAGCTCAATTGTTTTGCACTAATAAATGCAGGTTTGGGGACCATTTGCTCACTTCTTGAGGAAGACATTCGACTAGGTGAAGGTCTACTTGCCTCATTTGATGAAGGTGTCCTTGTACCTGCtgaggaagatgatgtAAATTGCATTGCAACATCCAATTTCCCGTCGAgcaatttttttgaattgggCCCAACTTTAACGTAACTTGCCGCAAACCCACCATTATTCATGATTGAATATTCTTGAAGTATACGTATGGTGACTAAATGAAAAAAGATTCTTTCGATATCGGATTTTGACATTTTTTTGCCAAGTCCATACTGCTCAAGGTTGGTATATCCTGATTGGATGATCTTTGAACTTCTTGAACCCTTAACAATGTCTTGGCATTGGATTAGAGTAACTCTATCGTTTTGGATAGCTTCCACCAgagaaataatttttttggaaatctCAGTGATATCTCTTTCTTCTGTAATAACGTGTGCGCTATTTTTACAGTTATCACAATTTTTGTGACATAATTTAGAatcaaaatcttcattaaaataTGATAAAACCAGTTTTCTTCTACAGTCTGTCATATTATCACAATACGACATTACTTGTTGTAATTTGTTCAAATGTTTCTCTTTATTTTGTCTATCCAAGTTTTCATCCTTTTGAATCATTGTTTGCATGGTTCTTACATCGCGAAATGAGAAATAAGTGATACAATATGAGAATTTACCGTCTCTACCCGCACGACCAGTTTCTTGATAATACCCTTCTAAAGTACGTGGGACGGTAAAATGATATACAAATCGGACATCAGGCTTATCAATACCCATTCCGAATGCCACTGTCGCACAAATTACTTGAATTTCATCAGCTTGCCATGCCTTTTGTACTTTCAATCTATCGTCTGGCTCCATACCTGCATGATAAAATGCACATTTGATACCTTGtctttgtaatttatcAGAGGTTTGTTCACAGGAATTCTTAGAATGACAATAAATAATCCCAGTTTGATTTCTGAACTTGGTTTTAATAGAATCAATAATCTCAAAAATGGCGTTCTTGGTTTTTTTCTTGACTTCATAGTAAAGATTGGTTCTATTAAAACTTTGTTTCAAGAAAACTGGATCTTTCAACTCTAAATTATGAATAATATCCATACGAACTTGTTCACTCGCTGTCGCAGTTAATGCAATCATTGGCACGTCTGGATATTCtctcttgaaatatttaagCTCTTTATAGTCTGGTCTAAAATCATGACCCCAATTGGAAACACAATGTGCCtcatcaacaacaatacgTGCTAATTTACCATCAGAATGAAGTTTACTAATAGCCCTTTTACATTGTTCAGATGCGCTAATCATTTCTGGAGATATATAGATTAGATCCAATAACCCatgaatgaataaattgaagGTTTGTTTCCTCTGTTCTGCGGTACCTTTTGAACTAAACATACAAGCTTTAATATCTTTTGCTAGGAGATGTTCCACTTGATCTTGCATTAGTGAAATTAGTGGAGAAATAACTATGGTGGTACCTTTTGTTTTACCCGATTTAACCACGGCCGGTAATTGGTAGCATAACGACTTACCACCACCTGTAGGCATCAACACAAAGACGTCTTTACCACTTAACGTGGCGTCTACTGCTTCTAATTGATTCGATCTAAATCCAGGTAATTTGAAAACCTCATGCAGTTTAAAGTCGACTTCATCTGACCATGGGTGTCTTGGTGAGGTTGTTGAATTATGATTTTTTTTAGTGTGGTCGGATGCAATTTCATTCAGTAAGGAAAAatcgtcatcgtcatcatcgtcatcatcatcaggAAAATCGAGTAATTTGTTCTTGGTTGGACTAATAAATGTATCCTTAGGTTCATTTTTGATTTTCACTGGTGACCAATCCTTGGCAACATCTTCTTGTAATTTCCTCTCAGctataattttcaaatcgTTATCTAGTTCCTCAATATTTACCATTTGAGTCccattttctctttcttcatcgAATTGCTCCAAGTCACTATCTGACAAATTAtcctcctcatcatcatcttcattttcatcactATTAATAAGCTCCAAATCAGAATGTGATATTGACAATTGAGTATTGTTGATATTATTCGTTCTTGTGTTGTGAAGATTTGGCATACTATCCTCGATAATTAtatccaattcatcttcctcatccaACAAGTCAATTATGGGCTCGTCACTATCGTTGATAATTTCATCGTGATCAACCATGTCATTAGTAGGTGCTGGCATGGGTAATTCCTTTAGAGGTGATGAATTAATAAGTTCTATATTTTCCCCTTCGGAATCATCTTTGTAGGGAGCATCTTGATCAGGTGCATCATTTATGacaaattccaaatcacTTTGGTTTAACCTTTCATCTCTTTCTTCGTCCCTAGTTGTCATATAACTTGAGGCATCGTCATCTTCCGCATCCATTGTATTTTCATGTTGAGTGCTTTCAATTGTTGCGTCTAGTTTCCCCAGTTTATAATCAAATGGATCATCTTTTTCAGGAATTCTGTAATTTATTCTATCATGTCTTTCTCGTAGAGGTCgttgtggtggtggtgtCGGTATAGAATTATGAATCACTGATTGTTGTGAAAGTATGGTTGGTTCTTCATTGGAAGTTTCGTCATTATCTTCAAGCACTTCTATGAGACCCTCCGTGCTTCTCATCTGTCCCTGTAAGTTGGACGGTGTTCCTGTTGATTCTATAATTGGGTGAGCG
Coding sequences within:
- the MRH4 gene encoding ATP-dependent RNA helicase (ancestral locus Anc_6.223) — its product is MMLIGRSIRSSMGFCLCATRGYSSGPRPKKLRYPKKNASSYASSGKKSMKLARTVAPSTALKTRVLRTGKINHKNKRTNSASSKNSDEPKSFKYGEFGGLKEVSETDIQKDISIIEKIDNFDALKILPIVRDSIRSIIANESSFKSSEPGKTAMTKDDIKPSPVQILAIRKLAKKLMEPKLQLHAIAAETGSGKTMAYLIPLLDYLKRVEIETPDVWEKLKDRSIIRSVILVPTHELVQQVYDTILQTEQSLNLHTYKWSSGTSHEEFLAKLKDRIDILVTTPAKLLSLFKIRMISRPDKILSQVKFVVLDEADTLLDRSWVEDTHEIIKRMPNTNHLLFCSATIPNEFNKTITRLFPSVTPIVTPRLHKLPQALNFKIINASLNPFKGSKMKALAQILYAIANDGTEPGYEKRSIIFVNEKKHVSKVVELLNEQYGHNAIALTGDDKPDERIKKLESFMSAPKLLKGVTPIAEEGDDTKPTEMKIPNSNITIGSIENEHISGNNKSVNKILKLLVTTDLMARGLNFQGIKNVILYDVPKTSIDLVHRAGRTGRMKQRGRVFMIIDKKTKSWAKAIPLILRKNKSLT
- the ALG2 gene encoding GDP-Man:Man(1)GlcNAc(2)-PP-dolichol alpha-1,3-mannosyltransferase (ancestral locus Anc_6.219), translated to MATEPNKKLSIAFIHPDLGIGGAERLVVDAALGLQEQGNEVIFYTSHCDKNHCFEEIKDGTLKFQVIGDQLPTTLGGKFYIVFANLRQLYLTFKLLFTKEAKKHDVFIVDQLSTCVPFLHKYTTADILFYCHFPDQLLASRTNIIKKLYRVPFDLLEQFTISAADMVVVNSNFTKSMYYSAFNLLQNEPDVVYPCVDLDFSPIDQRDKQLLGHLLAPNDKFYLSINRYELKKNIVLALKAFALSNEFSNDNAKLIICGGYDERVSENVQCLKQLQREAECLKISYSTINYPEFEKNNDLDLFNTTHSKVIFLTSISTSLKELLLSKTELLLYTPSNEHFGIVPLEAMKHGKPVLATTSGGPLETVETLIPGKNDNIATGWLRAPIPEVWAKVIDESKRYKEGGKSKFENSGPSRVSRIFSRRTMTRSLEDIIDKMLWRKRTVYPWETVIGPFFNLMLQFIFTKLFPGSNWPYILLATVALLMKDYMSLIYWVFAYSTLNFFIE
- the SGF73 gene encoding deubiquitination module subunit SGF73 (ancestral locus Anc_6.218), coding for MDVDSREIKGIKPDTMEKFPDSDNAGWRHLLSTAKNNLAQSQSINPESKAKYFRRDAHIIEAPLESLSEFRVCKKCGKPIKLTALVDHLENNCSILDSKTATTSSEATTLRDETPEVKSESTNQQLPGPGKTIDHLNYTGKRPPPSSDTTRDNNDDNDDDEEDDDDDDDDDDDDDDDDDDDDSQSQGPDSKKFKSSTGTSSSKTKKVKKQRKIKQRNPTDKHLIDFDKQCGVQLPEGGYCARSLTCKSHSMGAKRAVEGRTQTFDFLLAEYHKEHQTKIGAAAEKRAKQQELQKLQKQIQKEQKEQKRLLQQQKRQKKLANSKQRETSSARGRGGDNRNSSRANDKNLTDPTSNLTPEEETTQVLNGVSRSFPLPLESTVVSSTRGRTKYFRMREMFASSFSIKPGYTTPGYGSIHSRVGCLDLDRTTEYKFRIRTPQPINQIAAHNLSPQQLQKLQQQRILQAQMLAQKKQQQQQFQQQLQQQQLQQQQHQQQSQGQPQIRAQATVSSDNGYNQNVNPTNTMNNTGNMATGDKGLTPQEIQLQQQKLRQQQIQQQKFEDAAFHLANATKLMESSSNINGSTSPGTPVNIGNSPPMNSNQQQVGNMVGGRVNVGIGNSVNGYGGRVN
- the NCAS0D04160 gene encoding uncharacterized protein; amino-acid sequence: MKFAICLLLTIFADVEARLIPNNGRSPVFRIDSAIDGIDSGWQVGSTIATDKGNFIFFSSAEELPKLIPNYAGTDSMLVNTDTGFVITDIKNSETANSQSWNQWQLAKSGHWWSRWYPISPCFHTESESGSSSIDLDWSYNYQWSHTTGKDLPWGFVVATLGNNTTYLLERSGKDTCNIPGGSVGQVWYRQHLLWADYQKQDCTMSKMSGTTCSPWSSYIRVNAPLKDDDSNGYLVRCNTGKQNVQC
- the NPY1 gene encoding NAD(+) diphosphatase (ancestral locus Anc_6.216), producing the protein MFETNNTETYFGQSDLNRVSFLRHDEDFIRQTLTHKSTVVIPFIKGEALLSDNDLLTVTVSEDAAMRHVIETMIPLLNTKESRLDASGVSLTFLGLLESTSTDFLTYKDEYKGIPYYGINFVVDEKTIIKPKDIATFEKYSQLLRGPSLFELANGAASLYSHAKMYLDWLTKYKFCPGCGSVIYPIDAGTKLRCSNEDMNVKCDVRDHKVNNICFPRTDPVVIIAIVSRDFSKVCIARSKRKYHDVVLYGLVAGFMECSETVEHAAAREIWEETGMKCDEVSMVCTQPWPPVNLMIGCIGFVDFNGVNEKIDLGHDPELAEAQWVDTEELMEAHANYKGGMIVPFRDGSYLPGNTAVAYQLVDYVAEQYKKLQGKSQCNL